In Labilibaculum sp. DW002, one DNA window encodes the following:
- a CDS encoding tetratricopeptide repeat-containing sensor histidine kinase: protein MRLLSLFSILFLFVTKPLLLAQDVDSVDKKLDSISDVSQKIEFLNEWTGKNYRKLPTEALFYAEKTIKLADQSENYSGAGNALIRVALIHFRKEEFSNSINLFNNALEKFKISKDSFGMNNTYLNRGIVYRNMSKYHLAIVDLFACMQYYEKHNNTLHLSLACNSIGVVYKNLKKYDLALEYYFKAEKLYKKNNKVSSFYSSNNNIGNIYSLQKKHKEALEFYKRNLEILKAKPNKYKQAQTYHNIGTCFWEMGQNTLALNYLNQSLELKEEIGNKNLIITSLNSISASNYKLNNFDQALKYSKRAFHLGKEVGNIEYQKTSTKELFKIFTHLNKADSAIHYFYIHKQLRDSILKNETLKQVAEIQTKYESEKKENQIVLLEKESNTRMMQRNWLITLLVLLLAFAIFLVRSYYINKKTNRLLRIQKTRIEWHKSVLDKKNVELLESNNTKNRLFQIISHDLRSPLASVYNLSQLIKIFIQQKKYDLLDESSKDMEECVNSVLNLTDNLLSWSLNQSGKLPYNPVIISLKPLLRTNIKTFSSVAKQKSIHLQLVLENEIFVFADRQMLDTVIRNLINNSLKFTLPGGIIAIGAKQGDGFIEIWVKDSGIGISEDQIPKLFEIDSSKTHLGTKGEKGNGLGLVLCKQFIEQNKGKIWVESAIDKGTTFRFTVPCGENTEEIGAVLSSNSSKN, encoded by the coding sequence ATGAGACTACTAAGCTTGTTTTCAATCTTATTTTTATTCGTCACAAAACCTTTGCTTCTAGCTCAGGATGTAGATTCAGTTGACAAAAAATTAGATTCAATTTCGGACGTTTCTCAAAAAATTGAATTCTTAAATGAATGGACAGGCAAGAACTACCGAAAATTACCTACTGAAGCACTTTTCTACGCTGAAAAGACAATCAAGCTTGCTGATCAATCGGAGAACTATTCTGGAGCTGGGAATGCTCTAATTAGAGTAGCATTAATTCATTTTCGCAAAGAAGAATTTTCTAATTCCATAAACTTATTTAATAATGCCTTAGAAAAATTCAAAATATCCAAAGATTCCTTTGGTATGAATAACACCTACCTAAATAGAGGTATTGTTTACCGAAATATGAGTAAATACCATTTAGCGATTGTCGACCTATTTGCGTGTATGCAATATTATGAGAAGCATAATAATACCCTTCACCTATCACTTGCCTGCAATAGTATTGGAGTTGTATACAAAAATCTTAAAAAATACGATTTAGCACTTGAATATTATTTTAAAGCTGAAAAGTTATATAAGAAAAACAATAAGGTTTCATCTTTCTATAGTTCTAATAATAATATAGGAAATATTTATTCTCTTCAAAAAAAGCACAAAGAAGCTCTTGAGTTCTACAAAAGAAACCTTGAAATTTTAAAAGCGAAGCCCAATAAGTACAAGCAAGCTCAAACCTACCATAACATTGGCACATGCTTTTGGGAAATGGGTCAGAATACTCTTGCATTAAACTATTTAAATCAGAGCTTGGAACTCAAAGAAGAAATAGGAAATAAAAATCTAATTATCACATCATTAAACAGCATATCAGCATCAAATTACAAACTCAATAATTTCGATCAAGCTCTGAAATATAGCAAAAGAGCCTTTCATTTGGGAAAAGAGGTTGGGAATATTGAATATCAAAAAACCAGTACGAAAGAATTATTCAAAATATTTACGCATCTGAATAAAGCCGATAGCGCTATCCATTATTTTTACATCCATAAACAACTAAGAGATAGCATTCTAAAAAATGAAACTTTAAAACAAGTTGCCGAAATTCAAACTAAATATGAGTCAGAAAAAAAGGAAAACCAAATTGTACTTTTAGAGAAAGAAAGCAACACTAGAATGATGCAAAGAAATTGGCTAATCACTCTCTTAGTTTTGCTACTTGCATTTGCTATTTTCTTGGTTCGCTCCTACTACATCAACAAAAAAACAAATCGATTATTACGTATACAAAAAACAAGAATTGAGTGGCATAAAAGTGTTTTGGATAAAAAAAATGTTGAACTTTTGGAGTCCAACAATACGAAGAACAGATTGTTTCAAATTATATCGCACGATCTTCGCTCTCCTTTAGCATCTGTATATAATCTTTCTCAACTAATAAAAATCTTTATTCAACAAAAAAAATACGATTTACTTGATGAGTCTAGTAAAGACATGGAAGAATGTGTTAACAGCGTTTTAAACCTTACTGATAACCTCTTATCCTGGTCACTTAACCAATCAGGAAAATTACCATACAATCCTGTAATCATTTCTTTAAAGCCTTTGTTACGCACCAATATTAAGACCTTTTCAAGCGTGGCAAAGCAAAAAAGCATACACCTACAATTGGTTCTTGAAAATGAAATCTTTGTGTTCGCAGATCGCCAAATGCTCGATACAGTTATTCGGAATCTAATTAACAACTCACTAAAATTCACGCTCCCTGGTGGTATTATTGCAATTGGTGCCAAGCAAGGCGATGGTTTTATTGAGATTTGGGTTAAAGATAGTGGCATTGGCATTTCTGAAGATCAAATACCAAAGCTTTTCGAAATTGATAGTTCTAAAACTCATCTAGGAACAAAAGGTGAAAAAGGAAATGGGTTAGGTCTAGTTCTTTGCAAACAGTTTATCGAACAAAACAAAGGGAA
- the mgrA gene encoding L-glyceraldehyde 3-phosphate reductase: MYRASENRYKNMPYRRCGKSGLMLPAISLGLWHNFGNVDIFSQFREIIFSAFDQGITHFDLANNYGPPPGSAEENFGMILKDDLRRYRDEMVISTKAGYGMWPGPYGDWGSRKYLISSLDQSLKRMNLDYVDIFYSHRPDPNTPIEETMTALDHIVRQGKALYVGLSNYSAEQTKEASKVLRELGTPCLIHQPKYSMFERWSENGLLDVLEEDGIGAIAFSPLAQGLLTNKYLKGIPDGSRAAKAHGFLQKDTITEEVINKVKALNDIAEERGQSLAQMAISWLLKDDRVTSVLVGASSVKQLSQNIESVNCLDFGKDELAKIENILK; this comes from the coding sequence ATGTACAGAGCATCAGAGAACCGATATAAAAATATGCCCTACCGCCGATGCGGAAAAAGTGGCCTAATGCTACCAGCCATTTCGCTTGGTTTATGGCACAATTTTGGGAATGTAGATATCTTCAGTCAATTTAGAGAAATTATTTTCTCTGCTTTCGATCAGGGAATTACGCATTTCGATTTGGCCAATAATTATGGACCACCTCCAGGATCTGCCGAAGAAAACTTTGGTATGATTTTAAAAGATGATTTGAGACGATATCGAGATGAAATGGTAATATCAACCAAAGCAGGATATGGAATGTGGCCTGGTCCTTACGGAGATTGGGGATCACGTAAATATTTGATTTCTAGTCTGGATCAAAGTCTAAAAAGAATGAATTTGGACTATGTTGATATTTTTTATTCGCACAGACCAGATCCAAATACGCCAATTGAAGAAACCATGACGGCATTGGATCACATTGTTCGACAAGGAAAGGCACTTTACGTTGGATTGTCCAATTATAGTGCGGAGCAAACCAAAGAAGCTTCAAAGGTACTTCGTGAATTGGGAACGCCTTGTTTAATTCATCAGCCAAAATATTCGATGTTCGAACGTTGGTCTGAAAATGGCTTATTGGATGTTTTAGAGGAAGATGGAATTGGTGCAATCGCCTTCTCTCCTTTGGCACAAGGTTTACTGACTAACAAATACTTAAAAGGAATTCCAGATGGATCGAGAGCAGCAAAAGCTCATGGCTTTTTGCAAAAAGATACCATTACAGAGGAAGTTATCAATAAGGTGAAAGCGCTTAATGATATTGCTGAAGAAAGAGGTCAATCTTTAGCACAAATGGCTATTTCATGGTTATTGAAAGATGATCGGGTTACTTCAGTACTTGTTGGGGCAAGTTCTGTAAAGCAGCTAAGCCAAAATATCGAAAGTGTTAATTGTTTAGATTTTGGAAAAGATGAGCTCGCTAAAATTGAGAACATTTTGAAATAA
- a CDS encoding sensor histidine kinase translates to MQKAIQNSGSKYKKRLFFFFFIIVLLFSLLIGGFQYSQERLYRREKLEYALDIYTQQVHELVKKKQLFSIKDFSEIDTLRTLMPDKDIRISLITAKGKVIYDSFVEDLERLDNHLKRPEVQKSLHSEKGSNIRLSGSTGQSYYYYSKNYYDYFIRTALPINESVLSFLKANTLFFYFLIGLFGVTVIFLIYATEHFGNSISKLRKFAINAAKNRDIDPNEDFGKTELGEISHQIVKIYRKLTKTTEALKQEKEKLIMHLQISQEGVAIFDKKKNLILWNSHFIDYINYLAHISSHNYQEMFELPELAEITEFINTNSKELEANYIPNNDIISTKKTIIVGHKVFLFQVVVFLDGNFEISVNDITKLENEKTIKQEMTLNIAHELKTPITAVSGFLETIKDNPTMPEEKKVQFIERSCIQINRLSNLIQDISFLTKIEETNQLFPVETVDVKNMLTDMLSDFELKLEEYKMEIELKFPDELSINGNTELLDSIFRNLIDNSIKYAGEGSKIEIQNYFEDNNYHYFSFTDNGIGIKEEHLPRIFERFYRADNGRSRKMGGTGLGLSIVKNAVAYHKGRIFVKKPKGNGIQFFFSLKKGI, encoded by the coding sequence ATGCAAAAAGCAATCCAAAATTCAGGATCAAAATACAAAAAAAGACTCTTCTTTTTCTTTTTCATCATTGTGCTTTTATTCTCTCTACTTATTGGAGGTTTTCAATATAGTCAGGAACGATTGTATCGTCGCGAAAAGCTTGAATATGCTCTAGATATCTATACACAACAAGTACACGAACTGGTAAAGAAAAAGCAACTGTTTAGCATCAAAGATTTTTCGGAGATTGATACCTTGCGCACGCTCATGCCCGACAAAGACATTCGAATTTCGCTTATCACCGCAAAAGGAAAGGTTATTTACGATTCTTTTGTTGAAGACCTAGAGCGTTTAGACAATCACTTGAAACGTCCAGAGGTTCAAAAATCATTGCATTCCGAAAAAGGAAGTAACATTCGTTTGTCTGGATCTACGGGGCAATCGTACTACTATTATTCGAAGAACTATTACGATTATTTTATACGTACCGCTTTACCAATCAACGAAAGTGTACTAAGCTTTTTAAAAGCCAACACCTTATTTTTTTATTTTCTGATTGGCTTGTTTGGGGTTACCGTAATCTTTCTAATTTACGCAACCGAGCATTTTGGGAATTCCATTTCTAAACTTCGCAAGTTTGCAATAAATGCTGCAAAAAATAGAGATATCGACCCTAACGAAGATTTTGGGAAAACTGAATTGGGTGAAATCAGTCATCAAATTGTAAAGATTTATCGAAAGCTGACCAAAACAACAGAGGCTTTAAAACAGGAAAAAGAAAAATTGATTATGCACCTTCAAATTTCGCAAGAAGGTGTGGCAATTTTCGATAAAAAGAAAAACCTGATTCTTTGGAACAGTCACTTTATCGATTACATCAACTATTTGGCACACATCTCTAGTCATAATTACCAGGAAATGTTCGAACTTCCTGAGCTGGCCGAGATAACCGAGTTTATCAATACAAATAGCAAAGAGCTAGAGGCGAATTACATTCCCAACAATGACATTATTAGTACGAAAAAGACAATAATTGTTGGTCATAAGGTCTTTCTTTTTCAAGTTGTGGTTTTTCTGGATGGCAATTTTGAAATTTCGGTAAACGACATCACCAAATTGGAAAATGAGAAAACCATTAAGCAGGAAATGACGCTGAACATTGCTCATGAATTGAAAACTCCTATAACTGCCGTGTCTGGATTTTTGGAAACCATTAAAGACAATCCAACAATGCCAGAGGAGAAAAAGGTACAATTCATCGAAAGATCTTGTATTCAAATCAATAGATTATCAAATCTAATTCAAGACATATCCTTTTTGACAAAAATTGAAGAAACGAACCAACTGTTTCCTGTAGAAACCGTGGATGTAAAAAACATGCTTACGGATATGCTTTCCGATTTTGAGCTGAAGCTGGAAGAATATAAAATGGAAATAGAATTAAAATTCCCTGATGAATTAAGCATCAACGGAAACACGGAGCTTCTAGATTCTATTTTTAGAAACTTAATTGACAATTCGATAAAATATGCTGGCGAAGGTTCTAAAATTGAGATTCAGAACTATTTCGAAGACAACAACTACCACTACTTCTCTTTTACTGATAATGGAATTGGCATTAAAGAAGAGCATCTACCTCGTATTTTTGAACGCTTTTACAGAGCCGATAACGGACGATCACGCAAAATGGGTGGAACAGGTTTAGGTTTATCTATTGTGAAGAACGCAGTAGCCTATCACAAAGGAAGAATATTTGTTAAAAAACCTAAGGGAAATGGAATTCAATTCTTCTTTTCTCTAAAAAAAGGAATTTAA
- a CDS encoding response regulator transcription factor, producing MKDLKILVVDDEEDLCEILQFNLKKEGFNVDVAYSSEQALKLDLRNYDFFLLDIMMGEISGLELAKIIRRNPDLKEKPILFITAKTSEADKLIGFSAGADDYVAKPFSVKEIIARIHVICKRVFVPSEKNENFEFENLKLISEAKKVTIDDVDIGLTKTEYEILLLLLDHQGRIYSREEIMSIVWKDDIHIGDRTVDVNVRRIRKKIGEYHKLLKTKSGYGYYFEPQTS from the coding sequence ATGAAAGATTTAAAGATATTAGTAGTCGATGATGAAGAGGATTTATGTGAAATTCTCCAATTCAATCTAAAAAAGGAAGGATTTAATGTCGACGTAGCTTACTCTTCGGAGCAAGCACTGAAGTTAGATCTTCGTAATTATGATTTTTTTCTTCTGGATATTATGATGGGAGAAATATCGGGACTTGAATTGGCTAAAATAATTCGTAGGAATCCTGATTTAAAAGAGAAACCCATTCTTTTTATCACCGCAAAAACAAGTGAGGCCGATAAATTAATTGGTTTTAGCGCAGGAGCAGATGATTATGTAGCAAAACCATTCTCGGTAAAAGAAATTATTGCCCGAATTCATGTAATTTGCAAACGTGTTTTTGTGCCATCAGAAAAGAATGAGAATTTTGAATTTGAAAACTTAAAGTTAATTTCAGAAGCAAAAAAAGTTACCATTGATGATGTAGACATCGGTTTAACCAAAACAGAATATGAAATTCTTCTCCTCTTGCTTGATCATCAAGGTAGAATCTATTCCAGAGAAGAAATCATGAGTATTGTATGGAAAGATGACATTCACATAGGCGACCGAACAGTAGATGTTAACGTTAGACGAATCAGAAAAAAAATTGGTGAATACCACAAATTATTAAAAACAAAATCCGGTTACGGTTATTATTTTGAACCACAAACCTCTTGA
- a CDS encoding phosphate signaling complex PhoU family protein: MSIKKDKKFDKLDNDFAKMKSLVFQQFEILEEVVNNGLDEVEKSTIDTFNKNESKLDQFELKMSDNIIQTIGLQHPMARELRLLVSYFRMIGHVERIGDQLNNVMRFFHKMDPPNIPENQKDSVLNMLSLSEKMVKKALISFEDGDHEYAIWTIKNDEIVDEMQSQILKRMVRKNAPKDTDPTEIFNLLNFNSILGNIERIADNATNIAEAAIYYQQGIDLRHQELPEEDQ, encoded by the coding sequence ATGTCAATTAAGAAAGACAAAAAGTTCGATAAGCTCGACAATGATTTTGCAAAAATGAAATCATTAGTATTTCAACAGTTTGAAATACTGGAAGAGGTCGTAAACAATGGCTTAGATGAAGTTGAAAAAAGCACAATAGATACCTTCAATAAAAACGAAAGCAAGCTCGATCAGTTCGAATTGAAGATGAGCGATAACATTATACAGACCATTGGATTACAGCATCCAATGGCAAGAGAATTACGTTTATTGGTTTCCTATTTCAGAATGATTGGCCACGTAGAAAGAATTGGTGATCAGCTAAATAACGTCATGCGCTTTTTCCATAAAATGGATCCTCCCAACATTCCAGAAAACCAAAAAGATTCTGTTCTTAACATGCTCTCTTTAAGCGAAAAGATGGTAAAAAAAGCCTTAATATCCTTTGAAGATGGTGATCATGAATATGCAATTTGGACCATTAAAAACGACGAAATTGTGGATGAGATGCAGTCGCAAATCTTGAAACGTATGGTTCGTAAAAATGCACCAAAGGATACCGATCCTACAGAAATTTTCAACTTGCTAAATTTCAACAGCATCTTAGGTAATATCGAGCGAATTGCCGATAACGCAACCAACATTGCAGAAGCTGCAATTTATTATCAGCAAGGAATTGATTTGCGTCATCAAGAACTGCCAGAAGAAGATCAGTAA
- the pstB gene encoding phosphate ABC transporter ATP-binding protein PstB, whose amino-acid sequence MESTILEKEVVATKEKEVTANTDLTDNTTKTRSVIQNPIENITSPILNIDKLSVSYGGDKYSINDVTAGIAKNKITAIMGPSGCGKSTLLRAINRMHELYPNTHNKGAVYLGDENIYDMNPILLRRKIGMVFQRPNPFPTMSIYDNVIAGYKLNGIKLKRAEKDAIVEKSLREVGLWSEVKDSLHNKGTFLSGGQQQRLCIARALAYTPEIILLDEPTSALDPIATAKIEDLLVKLKKDFTIVLVTHNMSQAARISDYSMFMYLGELVEYGKTKQMFTTPKDKRTEEYLTGKFG is encoded by the coding sequence ATGGAAAGTACAATATTAGAAAAAGAAGTAGTTGCCACTAAAGAAAAAGAGGTAACAGCAAACACAGACCTAACAGACAACACAACTAAAACAAGAAGCGTGATACAAAATCCAATCGAAAATATAACTTCTCCAATATTAAACATCGATAAATTATCGGTTTCGTATGGTGGAGATAAGTATTCAATTAATGATGTTACTGCAGGTATTGCTAAAAATAAAATTACGGCAATTATGGGGCCATCAGGATGTGGAAAAAGTACGCTCCTTAGAGCCATTAACCGCATGCATGAATTGTATCCAAATACACACAACAAAGGCGCTGTATATCTTGGTGATGAGAACATTTACGATATGAATCCGATTCTTTTGAGAAGAAAGATTGGAATGGTGTTTCAACGTCCGAATCCGTTTCCAACCATGAGCATTTACGACAATGTAATTGCCGGCTATAAGTTGAATGGAATCAAACTAAAGCGAGCTGAAAAGGATGCTATTGTGGAAAAATCATTGCGTGAAGTTGGTTTGTGGAGCGAGGTAAAAGACTCATTACACAACAAAGGAACTTTCCTATCTGGAGGACAACAGCAGCGTTTGTGTATTGCCAGAGCACTTGCTTACACGCCAGAAATTATTCTCTTGGATGAGCCTACCTCTGCCCTAGATCCAATTGCAACTGCAAAAATTGAAGACTTGTTAGTAAAGTTAAAAAAAGACTTTACCATCGTATTGGTTACCCACAACATGTCGCAGGCAGCTAGAATTTCAGACTATTCGATGTTTATGTATTTGGGAGAATTGGTAGAATATGGGAAAACAAAACAAATGTTTACCACTCCTAAAGACAAACGAACAGAGGAATACTTAACTGGAAAATTTGGTTGA
- the pstA gene encoding phosphate ABC transporter permease PstA: MNTSTQISNAKLNRRLLKDKFFTYLLISLAFLSSVPLFLILFELIKKGYKQINISFFYKVAPDTMEAMVAVNNNEIIPGGIANGIVGTIIIVGMASLIAIPLGLITGIYLSEASKGKMTNMVRFVVDMLQGIPSIVLGVIAYIWIVKPVTSGFSALAGSVALSIMMLPSIVRSTEETLKMIPSTLKEAALSLGVPYHKTMLKVILPSGISGILTGVILGISRIAGETAPLMLTALGSAAINTDVTQPSSAVPLLVWEFYNDPNLVNMIWSASLFLLLLILTLNLSAKAIAKRWKVQY; encoded by the coding sequence ATGAATACATCTACACAAATATCCAATGCGAAGCTTAACAGACGTTTGTTGAAAGACAAGTTTTTCACCTACCTGCTAATTTCCTTGGCTTTTCTTTCAAGCGTACCGCTATTTTTAATTCTTTTTGAATTGATAAAGAAAGGGTACAAACAAATCAACATCAGCTTCTTTTACAAAGTGGCGCCAGATACAATGGAAGCCATGGTTGCTGTAAACAACAATGAAATTATTCCTGGTGGTATCGCCAATGGTATTGTTGGTACAATTATAATTGTTGGGATGGCTTCACTTATTGCTATTCCTTTAGGTTTAATTACAGGTATATATTTATCAGAAGCATCAAAAGGAAAAATGACAAATATGGTTCGTTTTGTTGTTGATATGCTACAAGGTATTCCTTCAATTGTTTTGGGAGTTATTGCCTATATCTGGATTGTTAAGCCTGTCACTTCAGGATTTTCAGCTCTTGCGGGTAGTGTCGCTCTTTCAATCATGATGTTGCCATCAATTGTTCGCTCAACGGAAGAAACACTAAAAATGATCCCTTCAACTTTAAAGGAGGCGGCCTTATCATTAGGTGTTCCCTATCACAAAACCATGCTGAAAGTTATTCTACCATCGGGAATTAGTGGAATCCTAACTGGTGTTATTCTTGGTATTTCGAGAATTGCGGGTGAAACTGCTCCATTAATGTTAACCGCATTGGGAAGTGCTGCTATTAATACAGATGTTACGCAGCCATCGAGTGCTGTTCCTCTGTTGGTGTGGGAATTTTACAACGATCCTAATTTGGTAAATATGATTTGGAGTGCGTCCCTATTCCTACTGCTATTAATTTTAACCTTAAACCTTAGTGCTAAAGCAATTGCAAAGAGATGGAAAGTACAATATTAG
- the pstC gene encoding phosphate ABC transporter permease subunit PstC has translation MNSEKIFRYLLIGSGVLIVLIALGIVTTLIIGSIPSFKEFGFGFIYSADWNPTEGRESYGALPFIIGTLVTSILALILTFPFAFSISLFLGEYYKNGKLPSFLRSVVELLAGIPSVVYGLWGFYALRPLVADLGLNAQGFGIFTSSIILAIMIIPYASSLGSEVISMVPGSLKEAAYSLGATRLEVVTSVIIPNAGSGIFAGYILALGRAIGETMAVTMLIGNSNKIPTGIFDLGNTMASLIANQFGEADGLKYTALVEIGLLLFVITGIVNYLGKLIMRKLSA, from the coding sequence ATGAACAGCGAGAAAATTTTTCGATATTTATTAATTGGTAGTGGTGTTCTAATCGTATTAATCGCCCTTGGAATTGTTACTACCCTCATTATTGGCTCCATTCCATCCTTTAAAGAGTTTGGTTTTGGATTTATTTATTCGGCCGATTGGAATCCAACCGAAGGAAGAGAATCATATGGTGCTCTCCCTTTTATTATTGGAACCTTAGTAACCTCCATATTGGCTCTGATTTTAACATTTCCGTTCGCCTTTTCAATATCCTTATTCTTAGGCGAATATTATAAGAATGGTAAACTACCCTCCTTTTTAAGGTCTGTAGTTGAACTATTGGCTGGAATCCCATCTGTAGTTTATGGACTTTGGGGATTTTATGCGCTAAGACCATTAGTTGCCGATCTTGGCTTAAATGCTCAAGGATTCGGAATTTTCACTTCCTCAATTATCCTTGCCATCATGATTATTCCTTATGCATCCTCCTTAGGATCAGAAGTAATCTCTATGGTTCCCGGAAGTTTAAAGGAAGCGGCCTACTCACTGGGCGCAACACGATTAGAGGTTGTAACGAGTGTGATTATCCCAAATGCTGGCTCGGGAATTTTTGCGGGATACATTCTTGCACTCGGCAGAGCAATTGGTGAAACCATGGCAGTTACCATGTTAATTGGTAACTCCAACAAAATCCCAACAGGAATCTTCGATCTAGGAAACACCATGGCAAGTTTAATTGCCAACCAGTTTGGCGAGGCCGATGGTTTAAAATATACCGCTTTGGTTGAAATCGGATTACTCCTTTTTGTCATCACGGGTATTGTAAACTACTTGGGAAAATTAATCATGAGAAAACTATCAGCGTAA
- the pstS gene encoding phosphate ABC transporter substrate-binding protein PstS — protein MKKFQLLLTAIIALTLMASCGGSGKDKSNSEKKAKALTGAGATFPQPFYNTIFKTYTKSKGLLVTYGGIGSGGGIRSLKDKIVDFGATDAFLSDKKLADMPGNVLHIPSCLGAVVAAYNLPGKPELKFTPELMEGIFMGKITKWNDAKIAKINPDAKLPDLAITVVYRSDGSGTTFIFSDYMSKVSSEWKEKIGAGKALQWPVGIAAKGNPGVAGTISSTKGAIGYIGSEYAFAQGIPIASIQNQAGNFIKPSVQSVSAAAAGDIPNDTRVTLTNTTAVDGYPISSFTWLIVYKEQNYNNRSQDQAAQTIKLIDWAVSADAQKETTKVHYAPLPEAAVAKAKAVLSKVTYNGKALK, from the coding sequence ATGAAAAAATTTCAACTGCTTCTTACAGCCATTATTGCGCTTACCCTTATGGCAAGTTGCGGAGGCTCTGGTAAAGACAAATCGAATAGCGAGAAAAAAGCAAAAGCTTTAACAGGTGCGGGTGCAACTTTCCCACAACCTTTTTACAATACAATTTTTAAAACTTACACCAAGTCGAAAGGTCTTTTAGTAACCTACGGTGGAATTGGTTCAGGTGGTGGTATTCGCAGTTTAAAAGATAAAATTGTGGATTTTGGTGCAACAGATGCATTCCTATCAGATAAAAAATTGGCTGATATGCCAGGTAATGTTCTACATATTCCTTCATGTTTAGGTGCTGTAGTAGCAGCTTATAATCTTCCTGGAAAACCAGAGTTAAAATTCACACCTGAATTGATGGAAGGTATTTTCATGGGAAAAATCACGAAATGGAACGATGCGAAGATTGCAAAAATCAATCCCGATGCCAAACTTCCTGATTTAGCTATCACAGTTGTTTACCGTTCGGATGGAAGTGGAACAACTTTTATCTTTAGTGACTATATGAGTAAGGTTAGCTCAGAATGGAAAGAAAAAATCGGAGCTGGTAAAGCTTTACAATGGCCTGTTGGTATTGCAGCTAAAGGAAATCCTGGTGTTGCAGGAACAATAAGTTCAACCAAAGGTGCTATTGGATATATTGGATCTGAGTATGCATTTGCACAGGGTATTCCAATCGCTAGCATTCAAAATCAAGCAGGTAACTTTATTAAGCCATCGGTACAATCGGTAAGTGCTGCTGCAGCTGGTGATATTCCAAACGATACACGTGTAACATTAACAAATACAACTGCTGTAGATGGATATCCAATATCAAGTTTCACTTGGTTAATCGTATACAAAGAGCAAAACTATAACAACAGAAGTCAGGATCAGGCAGCACAAACCATCAAATTGATCGATTGGGCTGTAAGTGCCGATGCTCAGAAAGAAACAACTAAGGTTCATTACGCACCACTTCCTGAAGCTGCTGTTGCCAAAGCCAAAGCTGTTTTAAGCAAAGTAACTTATAATGGAAAAGCATTAAAATAA
- a CDS encoding SIR2 family NAD-dependent protein deacylase gives MENDLKRAAELIKNSNSMIAFTGAGISVESGIPPFRGPDGLWSKYDPKCLDLDYFHEYPKESWTAIKSIFYDFFGKAKYNKAHKVLANLEKEGLLKAIVTQNIDNLHQEAGSKQVFEFHGNSQRMICPICDQMYLPGELDLNKLPPRCKNDGEVLKPDFVFFGEGIPEDAYRKSLLAARMCDVVLIIGTTGEVMPAAMIPTEAQRAGATIIEINTEPSNYTDKITEIFLQGKASEILVQLQDLISLKK, from the coding sequence ATGGAGAATGATTTAAAAAGAGCTGCGGAATTGATTAAAAATTCCAATTCGATGATTGCTTTTACAGGGGCGGGGATTTCTGTGGAGAGTGGAATTCCTCCTTTTCGTGGACCAGATGGATTGTGGAGTAAGTACGATCCCAAATGTTTGGATTTGGATTATTTTCATGAATATCCAAAGGAATCCTGGACGGCTATTAAATCGATATTCTACGATTTTTTTGGAAAAGCAAAATACAATAAAGCGCACAAGGTATTAGCCAACTTAGAGAAGGAAGGTTTGTTAAAAGCTATCGTAACTCAGAACATCGATAATTTGCATCAGGAAGCAGGTTCGAAACAAGTGTTTGAGTTTCATGGGAACTCTCAAAGAATGATTTGCCCAATATGCGATCAAATGTATCTGCCTGGCGAACTTGATTTGAATAAATTACCTCCTCGGTGCAAAAATGATGGGGAAGTACTAAAACCAGACTTCGTATTTTTTGGAGAAGGCATACCAGAAGATGCTTACCGAAAATCGCTATTGGCAGCAAGAATGTGTGATGTGGTTTTGATAATTGGAACGACAGGCGAAGTAATGCCAGCCGCTATGATTCCCACAGAAGCCCAAAGAGCTGGAGCAACAATTATCGAAATAAATACCGAGCCTTCGAACTATACGGACAAGATTACGGAAATTTTTCTTCAAGGAAAAGCCAGTGAAATATTGGTACAATTACAAGACTTGATCTCGTTAAAAAAATAA